A part of Bacteroidia bacterium genomic DNA contains:
- a CDS encoding alpha-L-rhamnosidase C-terminal domain-containing protein has translation MKKISAVLILLFYFLAGFSQILPPPTDLTCELLRAPEAAVVTDPSPEFGWVFPQTGGKQSAYHILVASSPFLLQEGKADLWDSGKKEDSRSVNISYGGKPLTSFSNYWWQVKVWASDGQESVYSMPQAFHTGNFDRSGLDYPGQSNWVELGTGNWVSEDRQCASFYRFDPVYIQTPTPGTYLAGFEKSAIGILEFTATTSEDHTPITVHLGERKYENFSVHKDPGKSNIGYEKVEMTLKKGTHHYVLRLAQRPPSRYLHTQKLAPHYPEVLPFRYVEITGKAHTYQISHMQQAALFYYFDDQAASFSCSDTNLNEVWNLCKYTLKATPFLGVYADGNRERMPYEADAYIQQLGHYTVDREYSIGKYTVNFLLDHASWPTEWQMHTILMAWEDYMQTGDADLLHNRYEDLKRKSLIDLAEPNGLISTLKGKKTQAFLTSLRFPGPVEQFRDIVDWPQGPKPGQAPPPNASPKPGGETDGYVYNDFNTVVNAFHYRSLVLMERIATVTGHAADQKFFSDRAALHQESFMKTFFDKKRGIFKDGESTDHASLHANMFALAFGLVPEKHLPSVATFVKSRGMACSVYGAQHLLDALYQAGEADYALSLMTADSLRSWRNMIRVGSSMTTEAWDEYFKPNLTWNHAWGAAPANITARKLMGIEPLEPAFRRFRISPQPGSLEHAAIKMPCIRGSIGCEISQSRDGWRMNVSIPGNAEAEIWLPAEFTSVHIDGQPASLLRTENFAGGKRQVFELGSGVFEIVAKR, from the coding sequence ATGAAAAAAATATCCGCTGTTCTGATTTTATTATTTTATTTTTTGGCTGGTTTCTCCCAAATCCTGCCACCGCCCACAGACCTTACCTGCGAACTCCTCAGAGCCCCTGAAGCAGCGGTAGTTACTGATCCTTCACCAGAATTTGGGTGGGTGTTTCCTCAAACTGGTGGAAAACAATCGGCTTACCACATCCTTGTGGCTTCTTCGCCATTTTTACTTCAGGAAGGCAAAGCAGACCTGTGGGACAGCGGGAAAAAGGAGGATTCGCGCTCGGTCAATATTTCCTATGGAGGCAAACCACTGACTTCCTTCAGCAACTACTGGTGGCAGGTAAAAGTATGGGCTTCCGACGGACAGGAAAGTGTTTACAGCATGCCTCAGGCATTCCACACAGGAAACTTCGACCGCTCCGGACTCGACTACCCGGGGCAAAGCAACTGGGTCGAACTGGGAACCGGCAATTGGGTATCTGAAGACCGGCAATGTGCCTCCTTCTACCGGTTTGACCCGGTATATATACAAACTCCCACCCCGGGAACTTATCTCGCAGGGTTCGAAAAATCTGCCATCGGCATCCTCGAATTTACCGCTACGACATCGGAAGACCATACTCCCATCACTGTCCATCTGGGCGAAAGAAAATATGAAAACTTTTCCGTACATAAAGACCCGGGAAAATCCAATATCGGCTATGAAAAGGTGGAAATGACGCTCAAAAAAGGGACCCACCACTATGTACTCCGGCTTGCACAAAGACCTCCCTCACGGTATCTACACACCCAAAAACTCGCGCCTCATTACCCCGAAGTATTGCCTTTCCGGTATGTCGAAATAACGGGTAAGGCCCATACTTATCAGATCAGCCACATGCAGCAGGCTGCACTGTTTTATTATTTTGACGACCAGGCTGCCAGTTTTTCCTGTTCAGACACGAACCTCAATGAAGTCTGGAACCTGTGTAAATACACCCTGAAAGCTACGCCATTCCTGGGAGTATATGCCGATGGCAACCGGGAACGTATGCCCTATGAAGCCGACGCATACATTCAGCAATTGGGACACTATACAGTGGATCGCGAATATTCTATCGGAAAATATACCGTCAACTTCCTGCTCGACCATGCCTCCTGGCCGACAGAGTGGCAAATGCATACGATATTGATGGCGTGGGAAGACTATATGCAAACCGGCGACGCCGATCTCCTCCACAACCGCTACGAAGACCTGAAAAGAAAATCGCTGATTGACCTGGCAGAACCCAACGGACTAATCAGCACCCTAAAAGGAAAAAAGACGCAGGCATTTCTCACCAGCCTCAGGTTTCCCGGCCCGGTGGAGCAGTTCAGGGATATTGTCGACTGGCCGCAAGGCCCTAAACCCGGGCAGGCGCCGCCCCCCAATGCGAGTCCGAAACCCGGAGGAGAAACAGACGGCTATGTTTATAACGATTTTAATACCGTCGTAAATGCCTTTCATTACCGCTCGCTGGTATTGATGGAGCGGATTGCAACAGTAACAGGCCATGCGGCAGATCAGAAATTTTTTTCAGATAGGGCGGCACTGCATCAGGAGAGCTTTATGAAGACCTTTTTCGACAAAAAAAGAGGCATATTCAAAGACGGAGAATCTACTGACCACGCCAGCCTCCACGCCAATATGTTTGCGCTGGCTTTTGGGCTGGTTCCGGAAAAGCACCTGCCCAGCGTAGCCACATTTGTCAAAAGCCGCGGAATGGCATGCAGTGTCTATGGCGCACAACACCTGCTTGATGCACTTTATCAGGCAGGCGAAGCTGACTATGCGCTGTCGCTCATGACAGCAGACAGCCTGCGGAGCTGGCGCAATATGATCCGGGTAGGGTCCTCCATGACCACAGAGGCCTGGGACGAATATTTTAAACCCAACCTCACCTGGAATCATGCATGGGGTGCTGCTCCCGCCAACATCACCGCCCGCAAACTGATGGGTATCGAGCCATTGGAACCTGCATTCCGCAGGTTTCGCATCAGTCCGCAGCCCGGAAGTCTTGAACACGCAGCGATCAAGATGCCCTGCATCCGAGGGAGTATTGGTTGCGAGATCAGCCAGAGCAGAGATGGATGGAGAATGAATGTTTCCATCCCGGGCAATGCAGAAGCGGAAATCTGGCTGCCGGCAGAATTTACCTCAGTCCACATTGACGGACAGCCCGCTTCGCTACTCCGCACCGAAAATTTTGCTGGCGGAAAACGACAGGTATTCGAATTGGGCAGTGGAGTTTTTGAGATTGTGGCGAAGCGGTGA
- a CDS encoding sigma-70 family RNA polymerase sigma factor codes for MKRKITYQGEKTDIDQLATRLAAGDPEAIELIYRNYFHRLLYYGIQVAGSQYQHETEDVIQEFFIWLAQNHNKAGKIQNLESYMFQSIRRNIQARLSADKNAQASFERYNNLTTPLRENVGHSPEQDLIQKEEVASRSDLIRQELEKLPPYQREVLYLRYFEDKSYQEIADILSVSDQVVYNYVSRAMKNLKKHLANLSILLLFPFGFFRPFP; via the coding sequence TTGAAGCGAAAAATAACATATCAAGGTGAGAAAACCGATATCGATCAACTCGCTACAAGGTTGGCTGCGGGTGACCCGGAGGCGATTGAGCTGATTTATCGCAATTATTTTCACAGGCTTCTCTACTACGGTATTCAGGTGGCAGGGTCGCAGTATCAGCATGAAACAGAGGATGTGATTCAGGAATTTTTCATCTGGCTGGCGCAAAACCATAACAAAGCTGGTAAAATCCAAAACCTGGAGTCTTATATGTTTCAGTCCATTCGCCGAAATATTCAGGCCAGACTGAGTGCAGACAAAAACGCACAAGCTTCATTTGAGCGATACAACAATCTCACAACTCCCCTGCGCGAGAATGTGGGGCATTCTCCTGAACAGGATCTTATTCAAAAAGAAGAGGTGGCTTCCCGGAGTGATCTTATCAGACAAGAACTGGAAAAACTGCCGCCATATCAAAGGGAAGTATTATATCTGCGCTATTTTGAAGATAAGTCCTATCAGGAAATTGCTGATATTCTTTCCGTGAGCGATCAGGTTGTTTACAATTATGTTTCACGTGCCATGAAAAACCTGAAAAAACACCTGGCAAACCTTTCCATTCTTTTGCTTTTCCCGTTTGGCTTCTTCCGGCCCTTTCCCTGA
- a CDS encoding FecR domain-containing protein: MDVEKYASYSVEDYLEDQDFRHWVALAELEENERWQAVFSHYPDQKVIADQARLLLLEMKQYFQPDDMANKPLNQIFIESLKLEVSHQQDAVIVKMQRRIFLKRLTLAASVVLLLGFFSWMWLGNWGQGMEKIATGYGEWKKFSLPDGSEVNLNAHSEISFASEWTPGSDRKVWLKGEAFFSVVKDSRRAKFTVFTDDLAVEVLGTSFNVLSRGDQTEVFLQEGKVRLEMGSEEQLLAPGEFISYSSPKKAITEFKKSSSELHIAWKDGALILKDKTVAEIFAKMEEIYGYEVNVNNPALLNVRKTIAIPMDRIELAIPILEKLLGVEIRLEDDQLMVR, from the coding sequence ATGGATGTCGAAAAATATGCCTCCTATTCAGTGGAAGATTATCTCGAAGATCAGGATTTTCGACACTGGGTTGCTTTAGCAGAACTTGAAGAAAATGAGCGGTGGCAGGCTGTTTTTAGTCATTATCCGGATCAGAAAGTTATCGCTGACCAGGCCAGGTTGTTATTGTTGGAAATGAAACAATATTTTCAGCCTGATGACATGGCGAACAAGCCACTGAATCAAATATTTATAGAAAGCCTGAAACTTGAGGTAAGCCATCAGCAGGATGCCGTAATTGTAAAGATGCAGCGTCGTATTTTCCTGAAGCGATTGACACTTGCCGCATCTGTTGTGTTGTTGCTGGGTTTTTTCTCATGGATGTGGTTGGGGAACTGGGGGCAGGGCATGGAAAAAATCGCAACCGGCTATGGAGAGTGGAAGAAATTTTCCTTGCCGGATGGATCGGAAGTAAACCTTAACGCACATTCAGAGATCAGTTTTGCCAGCGAATGGACCCCGGGATCAGATCGTAAAGTATGGCTGAAAGGCGAAGCATTTTTTTCAGTGGTCAAGGACTCCAGGAGGGCAAAATTTACGGTTTTTACAGATGACCTTGCGGTTGAGGTGTTAGGCACTTCTTTTAATGTTTTGAGCAGGGGAGACCAGACAGAAGTTTTTTTGCAGGAAGGAAAAGTAAGGCTGGAAATGGGATCTGAAGAACAACTGCTGGCCCCGGGCGAATTTATTTCCTATTCTTCCCCTAAAAAGGCGATTACAGAATTCAAAAAATCTTCTTCGGAATTGCACATAGCCTGGAAGGATGGGGCATTAATCCTAAAGGACAAAACCGTAGCGGAAATATTTGCCAAGATGGAAGAGATTTATGGCTATGAGGTAAATGTCAACAATCCTGCATTGCTCAACGTTCGGAAAACAATCGCCATACCTATGGATAGAATAGAACTCGCCATCCCGATACTCGAAAAGCTATTGGGAGTTGAGATACGATTGGAAGATGACCAGCTAATGGTCAGATAA
- a CDS encoding SusC/RagA family TonB-linked outer membrane protein, with the protein MNLTSYYQLFRCSVLVLLLWGSIILPASANDETPFQERPLVEILKDFSERYEVLFSYDSKSLETIRVDFEFSATENLESAIKRLLSPINFGYESFGDKYYVIYEKSESGKKSFKKISKYIDKIQKLEQGGNLSLQPQKVSAVNQLKSVASSAIKLRIEISVNGTITNEAGEPLAGATVIAKDTRQGTLTDDAGRFQLTVPETVTTLVISYIGYTTQEVQIAGRNTIDVVMAESGSSLDEVVLVGYGSARKKDLTGAVARVDLEKTRLQPNANPVQSLRGTVAGVTVIDNGRPGSDASILIRGRNSISANNNPLIVLDGIIYAGGRLSDINPNDIESIDILKDASSSAIFGSQAANGVILITTKKGTTTKPTISLNSYYGLSDYAHTPDYLDAEQYLAVRKDAELADNGPLPFQALEEANIAAGISIDPFEAIKRRAPISSNELSVSGRTEKVTYYYSGSYTTAKSPVQGDNFSRVAGRINLEMNITDWLKIGTNSGYNVNDLSGNRASLLHATYLSPYGNLYYDDGVPRPLPMDIGLVNNPLSSTLLNENLNISKTLFTNTYTEIQLPISGLSYRLNLGYTQRNEKLYNYRPSFNREQFFNLGSGSKYNYESQNVTLENIVRYDKVFGLHHAFNATFLYGSYIFKDESSSLSSNNIFNDALGYNALEIGENFAISTGAGESQQVSTMGRLGYRYKGKYIVDFTVRRDGYSAFGPGRKYGVFPAVGLSWNISEEDFLADIEQINNLKIRASWGKNGNQGVSRYSSLSNVSQTYYVFGDNNAPSVGLYSSSLGNPNLGWETTTSANIGADIAVFSSRIMASVEYYQSHTKDLLLTQRIPNTSGFETFLRNIGETENRGLELSLTTVNIQKNDFRWSTSVAFSLNRNKIVKLTGNDLNEDGVEDDDIASNWFIGYPLGSNFDYVFDGIFQDGDDLSLIPGAKPGHVKFKDLNEDGLITPADRTIVNTSQANFLAGITNSFSYRGFSLMILFNMRQGGFSPNSSINPGTNFYDLANVLDVPYWTPENPINTNAAINYRNPLGYRFYQSTSFIRLQDVSLSYDLPDAFLNPLKMKSVRIYISGKNLMTWTEWNGWDPEFGVGGRDPGNNGPLMKSVTAGLNIQL; encoded by the coding sequence ATGAACTTAACTAGTTACTACCAACTTTTTAGGTGTAGTGTGTTGGTCTTGTTGTTGTGGGGGAGCATAATCCTTCCGGCTTCAGCCAATGACGAAACACCTTTTCAGGAGCGACCGCTTGTCGAAATTCTGAAAGATTTTTCGGAAAGATATGAGGTTCTCTTTTCCTACGACTCCAAATCTCTTGAAACGATCAGGGTTGACTTCGAATTTTCTGCCACTGAAAATCTTGAGTCGGCCATTAAACGTTTGCTAAGTCCGATCAATTTTGGCTATGAGTCATTTGGCGACAAGTACTATGTGATTTACGAGAAAAGTGAATCCGGGAAAAAATCCTTCAAAAAAATCAGCAAGTACATCGACAAGATCCAAAAGCTCGAACAAGGTGGGAATCTCAGCCTTCAACCCCAAAAAGTGAGCGCAGTAAATCAACTGAAATCTGTTGCATCATCTGCAATTAAACTTCGAATAGAGATTTCTGTAAATGGTACGATTACCAATGAGGCAGGAGAACCATTGGCCGGTGCAACTGTGATTGCAAAAGACACCCGGCAGGGAACACTTACTGACGATGCGGGCCGTTTCCAACTGACAGTTCCCGAAACTGTTACCACGCTGGTGATTTCCTATATTGGTTATACAACTCAGGAGGTACAAATTGCCGGGCGAAATACCATAGATGTTGTCATGGCGGAATCAGGCAGTTCATTGGATGAAGTGGTCTTGGTTGGATATGGTTCGGCAAGAAAAAAAGATCTTACAGGAGCAGTGGCCCGGGTAGATCTGGAGAAAACCCGTTTGCAACCCAATGCAAATCCTGTACAAAGTCTCCGGGGTACAGTAGCAGGAGTAACCGTGATTGACAACGGTCGTCCGGGGTCAGATGCTTCCATTCTGATCAGAGGCAGAAACTCTATCTCAGCCAACAACAATCCACTGATTGTGTTGGATGGAATTATTTATGCCGGTGGTCGTTTGTCGGATATCAATCCCAATGATATTGAGTCGATTGATATTCTGAAAGATGCGAGCTCTTCTGCCATTTTTGGTTCTCAGGCTGCAAATGGCGTTATCCTTATCACTACCAAAAAAGGTACAACAACCAAACCTACCATTTCCCTTAACAGCTATTATGGGTTGTCGGATTACGCCCATACACCCGATTATCTGGATGCCGAACAATACCTGGCCGTGAGGAAAGATGCGGAGCTGGCAGACAACGGACCTTTGCCTTTTCAGGCATTGGAGGAAGCCAATATTGCTGCAGGTATCAGTATTGACCCATTTGAGGCAATCAAAAGGAGAGCACCTATTTCGAGCAATGAGTTAAGCGTATCCGGACGTACCGAAAAAGTTACCTACTACTATTCCGGTTCCTATACCACAGCAAAATCTCCGGTTCAAGGCGACAATTTTAGTCGTGTTGCAGGGCGGATCAATCTGGAAATGAACATTACAGACTGGCTGAAAATCGGAACCAATAGCGGCTATAATGTAAATGATTTATCTGGAAACAGAGCTAGTTTGTTACATGCAACTTATCTGAGCCCATACGGTAATTTGTACTACGACGATGGGGTGCCCCGCCCTTTGCCAATGGATATCGGGCTGGTAAATAATCCGCTTTCCAGTACTTTGCTCAACGAAAACTTAAACATTTCCAAAACCCTTTTTACCAATACTTATACTGAGATTCAATTGCCTATATCGGGGTTGTCTTATCGGTTAAATCTGGGTTATACCCAAAGGAATGAAAAACTGTACAATTACAGACCTTCATTTAACCGCGAACAATTTTTTAACCTGGGAAGTGGAAGTAAGTATAATTATGAATCGCAAAACGTAACACTGGAAAACATTGTGCGGTATGACAAGGTGTTTGGCCTGCATCATGCTTTTAATGCCACATTCCTGTATGGTTCCTATATCTTTAAGGATGAAAGCTCTTCTTTAAGCAGTAACAATATTTTCAATGATGCATTGGGTTACAATGCCCTGGAAATCGGCGAAAATTTTGCCATCTCAACAGGTGCTGGAGAAAGCCAGCAGGTGTCGACTATGGGACGACTGGGTTATCGTTACAAAGGAAAATATATAGTGGACTTCACCGTGCGCCGTGATGGTTATTCTGCTTTTGGGCCTGGCAGAAAGTATGGGGTATTTCCAGCTGTGGGTCTGAGCTGGAATATTTCAGAGGAAGATTTTCTGGCCGATATAGAGCAAATCAATAACCTGAAGATCCGCGCTTCGTGGGGTAAAAATGGAAATCAGGGTGTGAGCCGATACTCTTCTTTGAGTAATGTCAGTCAGACCTATTATGTATTCGGAGACAATAATGCACCTTCTGTCGGTCTTTATAGTTCTTCACTCGGCAATCCTAATCTGGGATGGGAAACAACTACCAGTGCAAATATTGGCGCAGATATCGCAGTTTTTTCAAGCCGCATCATGGCATCTGTTGAATATTATCAGAGTCATACCAAAGATCTGCTGCTGACACAACGGATTCCTAACACCTCCGGGTTTGAAACTTTTCTGAGAAATATCGGAGAAACCGAAAACAGGGGACTTGAGCTCTCCCTTACCACTGTCAATATTCAAAAGAATGATTTCCGGTGGAGCACAAGTGTTGCCTTTTCCCTCAATAGGAATAAGATCGTAAAGCTGACCGGCAATGACCTGAATGAAGATGGCGTGGAAGATGATGATATTGCCAGTAACTGGTTTATCGGTTATCCTTTGGGTTCCAATTTTGATTATGTATTTGATGGTATTTTTCAGGATGGAGATGATTTATCCTTAATACCCGGTGCAAAACCCGGTCATGTAAAATTTAAAGACCTGAATGAAGATGGACTTATCACACCGGCAGACAGAACCATCGTAAATACCAGCCAGGCAAATTTTCTTGCAGGCATTACAAATAGCTTCTCTTACAGAGGTTTCTCGCTGATGATTTTGTTTAATATGCGCCAGGGAGGTTTTAGCCCAAATTCAAGTATTAATCCGGGTACCAACTTCTATGATCTTGCCAATGTACTTGATGTTCCCTACTGGACACCCGAAAACCCAATCAATACAAATGCTGCGATCAACTATCGCAATCCCCTTGGGTACAGGTTTTATCAAAGCACAAGCTTCATCCGTTTGCAGGATGTTTCCCTTTCTTATGATCTGCCAGATGCGTTCCTCAACCCGCTAAAAATGAAAAGTGTGAGGATTTATATAAGTGGTAAAAACCTCATGACCTGGACGGAATGGAATGGTTGGGATCCCGAATTTGGTGTAGGCGGAAGAGACCCCGGAAACAATGGGCCTTTGATGAAGTCGGTTACCGCAGGTTTGAATATTCAACTTTAA